One window of Schistocerca cancellata isolate TAMUIC-IGC-003103 chromosome 9, iqSchCanc2.1, whole genome shotgun sequence genomic DNA carries:
- the LOC126100584 gene encoding endocuticle structural glycoprotein SgAbd-4, whose protein sequence is MKSCILWLCALVTAVVAQAPPDKVIPIISQNEVRNPDGSYQWNYETGNGIKADETGTLKKGSKPDEGDFIVAQGSFSYTGPDGTAYSVQYQADDENGFVPQGAHFPTPPPIPPAIQRALDYLATLPSTPEPRPGRRRR, encoded by the exons TGTATCCTGTGGTTGTGTGCGCTGGTGACAGCCGTTGTGGCGCAGGCGCCTCCGGACAAAGTGATCCCCATCATCAGTCAGAACGAGGTCCGCAACCCTGACGGCAGTTACCAGTGGAA TTACGAGACCGGCAATGGCATCAAAGCTGACGAGACAGGCACACTGAAGAAGGGGTCCAAGCCGGACGAGGGTGACTTCATCGTCGCCCAGGGCTCGTTCTCGTACACGGGGCCCGACGGGACGGCGTACTCTGTTCAGTACCAGGCCGACGACGAGAACGGCTTCGTGCCCCAGGGCGCCCACTTCCCCACGCCCCCTCCCATCCCCCCAGCGATCCAGCGCGCCCTCGACTACCTGGCGACGCTGCCGTCGACGCCCGAACCCCGCCCGGGCAGGAGGCGCCGGTAA